The following coding sequences are from one Nonlabens arenilitoris window:
- the alaS gene encoding alanine--tRNA ligase, with protein sequence MKSQQIRQTFLDFYKSKQHEVVASAPMVIKNDPTLMFVNAGMNPFKEYFLGISESKHSRIADSQKCLRVSGKHNDLEEVGVDTYHHTMFEMLGNWSFGDYFKKEAIAWAWELLTEVYKIDKDCLYVTIFEGDASENLERDTEAYDYWKEFIAEDRILNGNKKDNFWEMGDQGPCGPCSEIHVDIRTAEEKAAVDGASLVNADHPQVVEIWNLVFMQFNRMADGSLKNLPAQHVDTGMGFERLAMVMQGVRSNYDTDVFTPLIREIETITGHAYGKTEQEDIAIRVIADHVRAVSFSIADGQLPSNNGAGYVIRRILRRAIRYGFTYLNKKEPFIYMLVNTLAKQMGDAFPELKSQKNLILNVIKEEEQSFLRALDQGLVLLDSMITAAKSNSQNIIDGNKAFELYDTYGFPIDLTALILREKGMELDEAGFEKAMAAQKQRSRAASETTTTDWTELRSDDTQEFIGYDKLEADVRISRYRKVTTKKDGDLYQLVFNMTPFYGESGGQTGDKGYLESTSGDTVYIIDTKKENGQTVHLTKNLPKDLEGSHKAAVDVNQRHRTSSNHTATHLLHQALRKVLGDHVEQKGSMVRSASLRFDFSHFAKVTPEQLQEVENFVNARIREQLPLEENRTNTYDAAVEDGAMALFGEKYGDVVRTIKFGNSYELCGGTHVPNTADVWHFKIMSEGAVAAGIRRIEAISSDAVKDFFAEQSRHFDEIKTILKSNTKNPAEAIAQLQDENVALKKEIEQLLKAKAGNLKGNLIASAQDINGVNFIATQTDLDAKSVKELAFEIEREMDNLFLIIGASDGEKATLTVMISKNLVEEKDLNAGSIVRELGKHIQGGGGGQAHFATAGGKNPSGIAAALDAAKEMI encoded by the coding sequence ATGAAATCACAACAGATACGACAAACGTTCCTAGACTTTTATAAATCCAAGCAACATGAGGTTGTGGCCAGTGCGCCTATGGTGATTAAAAACGACCCGACTTTAATGTTTGTCAACGCAGGTATGAATCCTTTTAAAGAATACTTTTTAGGGATAAGTGAGTCTAAACATAGTCGTATCGCAGATTCTCAAAAGTGTTTGCGTGTAAGTGGTAAACATAACGACCTCGAGGAAGTAGGTGTTGACACCTATCACCACACGATGTTTGAGATGTTAGGGAACTGGAGTTTTGGCGATTACTTTAAAAAAGAAGCAATTGCTTGGGCCTGGGAATTACTGACTGAAGTTTATAAAATTGACAAAGACTGTTTATACGTCACCATATTTGAAGGAGATGCCAGTGAAAATCTAGAGCGCGATACTGAGGCTTATGATTACTGGAAAGAATTTATTGCAGAAGATAGAATCCTTAATGGTAATAAGAAAGATAACTTCTGGGAAATGGGTGATCAAGGTCCTTGTGGTCCATGTTCAGAAATCCACGTGGATATTAGAACCGCTGAGGAAAAAGCTGCTGTAGATGGCGCTAGTCTGGTAAACGCAGACCATCCACAAGTTGTAGAAATATGGAATCTAGTGTTCATGCAATTCAACCGCATGGCAGACGGATCTCTTAAAAACCTACCAGCACAACATGTAGATACAGGAATGGGATTTGAACGTCTTGCTATGGTTATGCAAGGTGTGCGATCTAATTATGATACCGATGTATTTACACCGTTAATACGTGAAATAGAAACCATCACTGGTCATGCTTATGGTAAGACAGAACAAGAAGATATTGCTATACGAGTTATTGCAGACCATGTGCGTGCTGTATCCTTCTCTATTGCAGACGGGCAACTACCATCTAATAATGGTGCAGGTTACGTAATCCGTAGAATCTTGCGACGTGCGATACGTTATGGATTTACCTACCTGAATAAAAAAGAGCCATTTATATATATGCTGGTGAATACACTAGCAAAACAAATGGGTGATGCTTTTCCAGAGCTTAAATCACAAAAGAATTTGATTCTTAACGTGATTAAAGAAGAAGAGCAATCGTTTTTGCGTGCACTGGATCAAGGACTAGTCCTTCTCGATTCCATGATTACTGCAGCAAAAAGTAACTCACAGAATATCATCGACGGGAATAAGGCATTTGAGCTTTATGATACCTATGGTTTCCCCATAGACTTAACCGCATTAATCTTGCGTGAAAAAGGGATGGAACTAGATGAGGCTGGATTTGAGAAAGCGATGGCTGCTCAAAAACAACGATCACGTGCTGCTAGTGAAACCACAACTACTGACTGGACAGAATTGCGCAGTGATGATACTCAAGAATTTATAGGATATGATAAACTTGAAGCAGATGTGCGCATCTCTCGTTACCGTAAAGTAACGACTAAAAAAGATGGTGATTTGTATCAACTCGTCTTTAACATGACACCTTTTTATGGAGAAAGTGGTGGACAGACTGGTGATAAAGGATATCTAGAAAGCACCAGTGGTGATACTGTTTACATAATAGATACTAAGAAAGAAAACGGACAGACCGTACATCTGACTAAAAATTTACCTAAAGATTTAGAAGGCTCTCATAAAGCTGCTGTAGATGTAAATCAACGTCATAGAACAAGCTCTAACCATACAGCCACTCACCTATTACATCAAGCATTGCGCAAGGTATTAGGTGATCATGTAGAACAAAAAGGTTCTATGGTACGTAGCGCGAGTTTGCGTTTTGACTTTTCACATTTTGCAAAGGTGACACCAGAACAATTACAAGAAGTAGAAAACTTTGTAAATGCCCGTATACGTGAGCAATTACCACTTGAAGAAAATAGAACCAATACCTATGACGCCGCTGTTGAAGATGGTGCTATGGCTTTATTTGGTGAGAAATATGGTGATGTGGTACGTACTATAAAGTTTGGTAATAGTTATGAACTTTGTGGTGGAACGCATGTTCCAAACACTGCCGATGTATGGCATTTTAAAATCATGAGTGAAGGAGCTGTTGCGGCAGGTATACGTCGTATTGAAGCTATATCTAGTGATGCTGTAAAAGATTTCTTTGCGGAACAGTCTAGACATTTTGATGAAATCAAAACCATCTTAAAATCTAATACTAAAAATCCTGCTGAGGCAATTGCTCAACTACAAGATGAGAACGTAGCACTTAAAAAGGAAATAGAACAACTTTTAAAAGCCAAAGCCGGTAATTTAAAAGGTAATTTAATAGCAAGCGCACAAGATATCAATGGTGTCAACTTTATCGCGACACAAACAGATCTTGATGCTAAATCTGTAAAAGAACTAGCTTTTGAAATTGAACGCGAGATGGACAACCTTTTCCTTATTATCGGAGCAAGCGATGGAGAGAAAGCAACCTTAACCGTTATGATTTCAAAGAATCTTGTAGAAGAAAAAGATCTTAACGCTGGATCTATAGTTCGCGAACTAGGAAAGCACATTCAAGGCGGCGGTGGCGGACAAGCACATTTTGCAACTGCTGGAGGAAAAAATCCTAGTGGAATTGCGGCAGCACTTGATGCAGCTAAGGAGATGATTTAA
- a CDS encoding M23 family metallopeptidase: protein MSKVKYYYDAETLSYRKVEKRKRNTFRKIALFTVASALFGFLFFNLASQFYESPQARKLKRENEFLKLSLKESQEDVNDLAKVIKNVEERDNSIYRIYFDAAPISDEQRQSGFGGVNRYKDFEGYDSSKKIIGLKESIDKLKKRVAIQSKSLDEIEELAKSKEELLASIPAIQPVRNEDLTRMASGYGYRTDPFNKTRKFHYGMDFTAPRGTPVFATGDGVVDRADANSAGYGNHIRIDHGFGYVSLYAHLRENKPYNVRVGQRVKRGDIIGYVGSTGRSQAPHLHYEVFKDKERINPINFYYGNLTPEEFNLLLKASQQENISLD from the coding sequence ATGTCAAAGGTCAAGTATTACTATGATGCAGAAACGCTTTCTTACCGCAAAGTAGAGAAGCGCAAACGCAATACTTTTAGAAAAATAGCGCTGTTTACAGTGGCCAGTGCATTGTTTGGTTTTTTGTTTTTTAATCTGGCTTCACAGTTTTATGAATCGCCGCAAGCGCGTAAATTGAAGCGTGAGAACGAGTTTCTTAAATTAAGTCTTAAAGAGTCGCAAGAAGATGTCAATGATCTAGCAAAGGTGATTAAAAATGTAGAAGAGCGAGATAATTCTATTTATCGCATTTATTTTGATGCGGCACCTATATCTGATGAGCAGCGACAGTCGGGTTTTGGTGGTGTGAATCGCTATAAGGATTTTGAAGGTTATGATAGTTCTAAAAAAATTATAGGTCTTAAAGAGTCTATAGATAAATTGAAAAAGCGTGTAGCTATACAGTCTAAATCACTGGATGAGATTGAAGAGCTAGCCAAAAGTAAAGAAGAGCTTTTAGCTTCTATTCCTGCGATACAACCAGTGCGTAATGAAGATTTAACACGCATGGCGAGTGGTTATGGATATCGTACTGATCCATTTAATAAAACACGCAAATTCCATTATGGTATGGACTTTACCGCACCGCGAGGTACTCCAGTATTTGCTACTGGAGATGGAGTAGTGGATAGGGCAGATGCTAATAGTGCTGGATATGGTAATCATATACGTATTGACCACGGTTTTGGATACGTGTCTTTATATGCTCACTTAAGAGAGAATAAACCTTATAATGTTAGAGTAGGGCAACGTGTTAAGCGTGGTGATATTATAGGTTATGTAGGTAGTACAGGTCGTTCCCAGGCACCGCATTTACATTATGAAGTGTTTAAAGATAAGGAGCGTATCAATCCTATTAACTTCTACTATGGTAATTTAACTCCAGAAGAGTTCAACTTATTATTGAAAGCTTCTCAACAAGAAAACATCTCGTTAGACTAA
- a CDS encoding MerR family transcriptional regulator: MYIDLPDKLYYSMGELTKAFQVNASLIRFWEKEFDILQPKKNSRGNRKFTKEDVKNLQTIYHLVKERGFTLEGAREYMKSHKNELSNLEIIKKLEHVKAELLKIKDQL, encoded by the coding sequence ATGTATATAGACCTGCCAGATAAGTTGTATTATTCTATGGGAGAGCTTACTAAAGCTTTTCAGGTTAATGCGTCATTAATTAGATTCTGGGAAAAGGAGTTTGATATTTTACAGCCCAAAAAGAACTCGAGAGGTAATCGCAAGTTTACTAAAGAAGATGTGAAGAACTTACAGACCATCTATCATCTGGTAAAAGAGCGTGGTTTTACTCTAGAAGGAGCACGAGAATATATGAAGTCTCATAAAAATGAATTGTCTAATCTAGAGATCATCAAAAAACTAGAGCATGTTAAGGCAGAGCTGTTAAAAATAAAGGATCAATTATAG
- a CDS encoding DUF4870 domain-containing protein: MNQNYPELRPWGMELNQFCMFMHLSQFAGYIVPLIGIVLPIVMWLTNKDQSHVVDQHGKHIVNWMISSFIYVIIGLILTCVIIGIPLLVGLGILSIVFPIIGAVKAAEGSFYKYPITIKFIA, encoded by the coding sequence ATGAATCAGAATTACCCAGAACTCAGGCCTTGGGGAATGGAACTCAACCAATTTTGCATGTTTATGCATCTTTCTCAATTTGCAGGTTATATCGTTCCTTTAATAGGTATTGTATTACCTATTGTAATGTGGTTAACTAATAAAGATCAATCTCATGTAGTTGATCAACATGGTAAGCATATTGTTAACTGGATGATTAGCTCTTTTATATACGTCATTATAGGTCTAATTTTAACTTGTGTCATTATTGGCATACCATTACTAGTAGGATTGGGAATATTAAGCATCGTTTTCCCTATCATAGGAGCTGTAAAAGCTGCTGAAGGTAGTTTTTACAAATATCCTATCACCATAAAGTTTATAGCTTAA